Proteins co-encoded in one Candidatus Polarisedimenticolaceae bacterium genomic window:
- a CDS encoding sodium:solute symporter family protein has product MLGLRPARAGAGRTDDFLLAGRTLTLPAFVVTLVSTWYGGVLGVGEYSYLHGLSNWIVLGAPYYVGTALFAWGFAERARRSETTTVPDLLHGAYGRAAGALGTFVVFVLSLPAAYFLMLGVILRRALGIGQAAAIVLAAGTCLVYLTARGFRGVVGTKGLQFALMYGGFLVLLPAAIVEVGGFGALAARLPPEALTATGGKSIGYIVAWYVIALQTLVEPTFYQRCFAARSPRVARTGLFVSIAFFALFDAMTTFTGLYARALLPDLPSAVDAYPALAERLLPAGLLGLFYAGMLATVLSTVDSFLFVGATTFGRDLVWRLTGGRADQVIWTRIGLVVATAASAALALAASSVVSLWYGFYSVGTAVLLAPLAGALFPALRPPGSFAATGMVLAGTATLATFAWGGGMIEPIYPGLAVSFLVHGAGLAFRRL; this is encoded by the coding sequence GTGCTGGGACTGCGCCCGGCCCGTGCCGGGGCCGGTCGCACCGACGACTTCCTGCTCGCGGGCCGCACGCTGACCCTTCCCGCGTTCGTCGTCACCCTCGTCTCCACGTGGTACGGCGGGGTGCTCGGCGTCGGCGAGTACAGCTACCTCCACGGCCTGTCGAACTGGATCGTGCTCGGGGCCCCGTACTACGTCGGAACCGCGCTGTTCGCCTGGGGCTTCGCGGAGCGCGCGCGGCGCTCCGAGACGACGACGGTGCCGGACCTGCTGCACGGGGCGTACGGACGCGCCGCGGGGGCGCTGGGCACCTTCGTCGTGTTCGTCCTGTCGCTTCCGGCCGCGTATTTCCTGATGCTCGGCGTGATCCTGCGGCGCGCGCTCGGGATCGGGCAGGCGGCGGCGATCGTCCTCGCCGCGGGAACCTGCCTCGTCTACCTGACGGCGCGCGGCTTCCGCGGCGTCGTCGGCACCAAGGGACTGCAGTTCGCGTTGATGTACGGGGGCTTCCTCGTGCTGCTCCCCGCGGCGATCGTCGAGGTCGGAGGGTTCGGCGCCCTCGCCGCGCGGCTTCCTCCCGAGGCGCTCACCGCGACCGGCGGGAAGTCGATCGGCTACATCGTGGCGTGGTACGTGATCGCGCTGCAGACGCTCGTGGAGCCGACGTTCTACCAGCGCTGCTTCGCCGCGCGCTCTCCGCGCGTCGCGCGGACGGGCCTGTTCGTCTCGATCGCCTTCTTCGCCCTGTTCGACGCGATGACGACCTTCACCGGGCTGTACGCGCGCGCGCTGCTCCCCGACCTTCCCTCGGCCGTGGACGCGTACCCCGCCCTCGCCGAACGCCTGCTCCCCGCGGGACTGCTCGGGTTGTTCTACGCCGGGATGCTCGCGACCGTCCTGTCCACCGTCGACTCGTTCCTGTTCGTGGGCGCGACGACGTTCGGGCGCGACCTCGTGTGGCGGCTGACCGGGGGTCGGGCCGACCAGGTGATCTGGACGCGGATCGGGCTCGTCGTCGCGACGGCGGCTTCCGCCGCGCTCGCGCTCGCGGCGTCGTCCGTCGTGTCGCTGTGGTACGGCTTCTACAGCGTCGGAACGGCCGTCCTGCTCGCGCCGCTCGCCGGGGCGCTGTTCCCGGCGCTGCGCCCGCCCGGGAGCTTCGCGGCGACGGGGATGGTCCTCGCCGGAACGGCGACGCTCGCCACGTTCGCCTGGGGCGGCGGGATGATCGAGCCGATCTACCCGGGGCTCGCCGTGTCGTTCCTCGTGCACGGCGCGGGCCTCGCCTTCCGGCGGCTTTGA